The following coding sequences are from one Tachysurus vachellii isolate PV-2020 chromosome 7, HZAU_Pvac_v1, whole genome shotgun sequence window:
- the LOC132848042 gene encoding uncharacterized protein LOC132848042 isoform X2: MFSHPRSLLLVLLILRSNTNGNNDFMTRFCLSTDPQSQTEKAHTSAPQTIHTEEQCPTETLREGPTTEECCVYFSFTLPSNKPSTSHEESRQDCPERIVLTKTISSRCEDHETEWLQSVGKAYDRCLIKMQKQQRTAVTCSVRVQPKCLRQEKKKRLTSVNKSALTLPSPPAHVTVRDTAFVWLGTSSDKRTTA, encoded by the exons ATGTTCTCTCATCCTCGTTCTCTCCTCCTGGTTCTCCTGATCCTTCGGTCCAACACGAACGGCAACA atgATTTCATGACCCGATTCTGTTTAAGTACAGATCCACAATCCCAGACAGAGAAAG CTCACACTTCTGCACCTCAGACGATACACACAGAGGAGCAATGTCCCACAGAAACGTTGCGAGAAG GTCCAACCACAGAGGAATGTTGTGTCTATTTCTCTTTCACGCTGCCTTCCAATAAACCTTCAACAAGCCATGAAGAATCTAGACAGGACTGTCCAGAGCGTATCGTCCT GACGAAGACCATCAGCAGTCGCTGTGAAGATCATGAAACTGAATGGTTGCAAAGTGTCGGCAAAGCTTATGACCGGTGTCTGATAAAA ATGCAAAAACAACAGAGGACTGCTGTTACCTGTTCAGTCAGAGTTCAGCCCAAGTGTTTACGCCAAGAGAAGAAAAAACGCCTAACGTCTGTGAACAAATCAGCTTTAA CTTTACCCTCCCCGCCAGCACACGTGACTGTACGAGACACCGCATTCGTTTGGCTCGGGACTTCATCAGACAAACGTACAACTGCCTGA
- the LOC132848042 gene encoding uncharacterized protein LOC132848042 isoform X1 — translation MHVFGPGEETGVPGGNPRGTGRICKLHTHKVEVGIEPQPWRCEANMLTTKPPRPLVLLYGGSILFSSRCSPRSYHACAWTGAWILAQNRTIPPTLTVCISSNKFPCDKVVLTELILMKFTKSELCYYHTGPTTEECCVYFSFTLPSNKPSTSHEESRQDCPERIVLTKTISSRCEDHETEWLQSVGKAYDRCLIKMQKQQRTAVTCSVRVQPKCLRQEKKKRLTSVNKSALTLPSPPAHVTVRDTAFVWLGTSSDKRTTA, via the exons atgcatgtctttggtccgggggaggaaaccggagtacccggaggaaacccccgaggcacagggagaatatgcaaactccacacgcacaaggtggaggtgggaatcgaaccccaaccctggaggtgtgaggcaaacatgctaaccactaagccaccgcgccccctggttctgttatacggggggtctattctattttctagtcgctgctctccgcGCTCTTACCACGCATGCGCatggacgggcgcgtggattcttgcccagaacagaaccataccgccaacactaactgtatgcatatcatctaataaattcccttgtgacaaagtggtcctgacagaactaattttaatgaaattcaCTAAATCAGAACTCTGTTATTATCACACAGGTCCAACCACAGAGGAATGTTGTGTCTATTTCTCTTTCACGCTGCCTTCCAATAAACCTTCAACAAGCCATGAAGAATCTAGACAGGACTGTCCAGAGCGTATCGTCCT GACGAAGACCATCAGCAGTCGCTGTGAAGATCATGAAACTGAATGGTTGCAAAGTGTCGGCAAAGCTTATGACCGGTGTCTGATAAAA ATGCAAAAACAACAGAGGACTGCTGTTACCTGTTCAGTCAGAGTTCAGCCCAAGTGTTTACGCCAAGAGAAGAAAAAACGCCTAACGTCTGTGAACAAATCAGCTTTAA CTTTACCCTCCCCGCCAGCACACGTGACTGTACGAGACACCGCATTCGTTTGGCTCGGGACTTCATCAGACAAACGTACAACTGCCTGA
- the grpel1 gene encoding grpE protein homolog 1, mitochondrial: MAALCARAVRYILTAPSLSRRTPRLLCTAAQQKSPGGPEEETGGQKPEQSAAEKVIAEEKGQLEEQLNELTDKYKRALADTENLRQRSQKLVDDAKLYGIQAFCKDLLEVADVLEKATQSVPKEEVSSQNPHLKNLYDGLVMTQVQIQKVFTKHGLVKLDPVGLKFDPYEHEALFQIPHEGQEPGTVATVTKVGYKLHGRTLRPALVGVVKAQ, encoded by the exons ATGGCGGCTTTGTGTGCGCGTGCAGTGCGGTACATTTTAACAGCTCCTTCTTTATCAAG GAGGACGCCGCGGCTTCTATGCACGGCGGCTCAGCAGAAGAGTCCAGGAGGACCAGAAGAAGAAACCGGAGGTCAAAAACCAGAGCAGAGCGCAGCGGAGAAGGTGATAGCCGAGGAGAAAGGGCAGCTAGAAGAGCAGCTGAATGAACTGACG GATAAATACAAGCGAGCGCTGGCTGATACAGAGAACCTAAGGCAGAGAAGTCAGAAGTTGGTAGATGATGCTAAACTTTATG GAATCCAGGCTTTCTGTAAAGACCTTCTCGAAGTGGCAGACGTCTTGGAGAAGGCGACTCAGAGCGTCCCGAAGGAGGAGGTGTCCTCACAGAACCCTCACCTGAAGAACCTGTATGATGGGCTGGTGATGACCCAGGTCCAGATCCAGAAGGTTTTCACCAAACACGGTCTGGTGAAACTGGACCCGGTCGGGCTGAAGTTCGACCCGTACGAGCACGAGGCGCTGTTCCAAATACCCCACGAGGGCCAGGAGCCTGGCACCGTCGCCACGGTTACCAAAGTGGGCTACAAGCTGCATGGCCGCACGTTGCGACCCGCGCTCGTTGGCGTGGTTAAAGCTCAGTAA
- the tada2b gene encoding transcriptional adapter 2-beta codes for MADVGKKYCVNCLADVTNLRLRCTDCPDIELCPECLSAGAEIGTHRRWHGYQLVDGGRFTLWGPEAEGGWSSREEQSLLDAIEQYGFGNWEDMAAHMGASRTPQEVMEHYVTMYIHGNLGKACIPELIPNRVTDHTCPGGAPLSPSLTAPPPPLELTPAEQQQLGYMPLRDDYEVEYEQEAELLVSGLSVNYDDEDVDLEMKRAHVDMYVRKLRERQRRKDVGRDYNLINAFFGREKKDKGSGAAGAGLAPPIVGSTSGSAKRKITKEEREQRTKLRAICQFMAFREFEDFFENMQKERLLRAKVRELQRYRRNGITRLDESAEYEAARHKREKRKENKSSKRGSGGGGGGGAGIGIGGGANSGSGANLGGGASTIKEEGKDGEFSAIEHLSGFELLSDREKVLCNSLNLSPTRYLTVKTIIIKDHLQKRQGVPAKSRLPGYLDKMLKRRILNFLTESGWISRDAA; via the exons ATGGCGGATGTGGGCAAGAAGTACTGCGTGAACTGTCTCGCGGACGTTACGAACCTGCGGCTGCGCTGCACAGACTGCCCGGACATCGAGCTGTGTCCTGAGTGTCTGTCCGCCGGAGCGGAGATCGGGACCCACCGGAGATGGCACGGGTATCAGCTAGTGGACGGGGGCCGCTTCACTCTGTGGGGTCCCGAGGCGGAGGGAGGATGGAGCAGCAGGGAAGAGCAATCGCTGCTCGATGCCATCGAACAGTACGGGTTCGGGAACTGG gaGGACATGGCAGCCCACATGGGAGCTTCCCGGACACCTCAGGAGGTGATGGAGCATTACGTGACTATGTACATCCATGGTAACCTGGGGAAGGCGTGTATCCCTGAGCTGATCCCTAACCGTGTGACGGACCACACGTGTCCAGGCGGGGCACCTCTTTCCCCGAGCCTCACTGCGCCCCCACCTCCGCTGGAGCTAACGCCGgctgaacagcagcagcttggctACATGCCACTTCGTGATGACTACGAGGTGGAATATGAACAGGAGGCGGAGCTGCTTGTCAGTGGCTTGTCTGTAAACTACGATGATGAGGATGTGGACCTGGAGATGAAACGCGCTCACGTGGATATGTATGTTCGAAAGCTACGTGAGCGTCAGCGTAGGAAAGATGTTGGCCGTGACTACAACCTCATAAATGCCTTTTTTGGTcgtgaaaagaaagacaaagggAGTGGAGCTGCAGGTGCTGGTTTGGCCCCGCCCATTGTGGGTTCAACATCAGGTTCTGCAAAGCGCAAAATCACGAAGGAGGAGCGTGAGCAGCGGACAAAATTGCGTGCGATCTGCCAGTTCATGGCATTTCGAGAATTCGAGGACTTTTTTGAGAACATGCAAAAGGAACGCTTGCTTCGTGCCAAAGTGCGTGAACTCCAGCGCTACCGGCGCAACGGCATCACGCGTCTCGACGAGTCAGCCGAGTACGAGGCAGCACGGCACAAACGTGAGAAACGGAAAGAAAACAAGAGCTCCAAAAGAGGcagtggaggtggaggtggtggaggagcTGGGATTGGAATTGGAGGCGGAGCGAACTCTGGAAGTGGAGCTAATTTAGGTGGCGGAGCCAGCACCATaaaagaggaaggaaaagaTGGTGAATTCTCAGCCATTGAGCACTTATCTGGCTTCGAGCTGCTTTCTGATCGTGAGAAAGTGCTCTGCAATTCACTGAACTTGAGTCCAACTCGATATTTGACTGTCAAAACGATCATAATTAAAGATCATTTGCAGAAACGGCAAGGTGTTCCCGCTAAGAGCCGCTTACCGGGCTACCTGGACAAAATGCTGAAAAGACgcatcctgaacttcctcacagaGAGCGGCTGGATATCTCGAGATGCTGCGTAA
- the ccdc96 gene encoding coiled-coil domain-containing protein 96, whose translation MEEQSLEETGPVNVAETAEILDSDDLTKPDDERPAVEEVEEIEQAATEEDEMRPMLNAPGIPEEPEGEFEDTLRDDEQFGDEFEERVTSDVENFQNKYEEQHECQVEDCKQSTAYLQPNQLDTEEEQELLRDLQTEHEKLSRHNYQLQNTLAEYFCLKSAGELQQVQDKMYPNQECCQKYPDIIEDIKRQKQDKKQKQLQQQHLNDLLRQNNEKLEQIELEWSTLMSAKREVLITELEKSNGKLEAQAITERRLTAAQKCEDEFVSVRHENFKLNLKMPKLEPGLHVRDENLGEKMQHTDFEQLNIENQTYSEKIQECTEDLLKLKRTLPQTGQILMHVKEKLRYVKVENQEKQVHFDELDALVLHEQEALTQSMQARDILRFDNLRRRQDCGLLGNPTLLRNFEDTEDEREALERQIEMLKRSRRDIQDRTDANMHTNI comes from the exons ATGGAGGAGCAGTCACTCGAGGAAACAGGTCCTGTGAACGTGGCAGAGACGGCGGAGATCCTCGACAGTGACGATCTGACCAAACCTGATGATGAAAGACCTGCAGTAGAAGAAGTTGAAGAGATAGAGCAAGCAGCAACTGAAGAAGATGAAATGAGACCCATGCTAAATGCACCAGGAATACCTGAAGAACCTGAAGGAGAGTTTGAAGATACATTGAGAGACGATGAACAATTTGGTGATGAATTTGAAGAGAGGGTCACCTCAGATGTAGAGAATTTTCAAAACAAGTATGAAGAACAGCATGAATGCCAAGTGGAAGATTGCAAACAGTCTACAG CTTATCTTCAACCTAACCAACTGGACACTGAAGAGGAACAGGAGCTCCTTCGAGATCTTCAAACAGAACATGAAAAACTGAGTCGGCACAATTACCAGCTCCAAAATACACTGGCTGAATACTTCTGTCTTAAATCAGCCGGAGAACTGCAGCAAGTCCAAGACAAGATGTACCCCAACCAAGAGTGTTGTCAAAAGTACCCAGACATCATAGAGGATATTAAGAGGCAGAAGCAAGACAAGAAGCAAAAGCAACtccaacaacaacatcttaatgaTCTGCTTCGGCAGAACAATGAGAAGCTGGAGCAAATTGAGCTTGAGTGGAGCACGCTAATGTCAGCCAAGCGTGAGGTACTCATTACAGAGCTGGAGAAATCAAATGGCAAGCTGGAGGCCCAAGCTATAACTGAGCGTCGACTGACAGCTGCACAGAAATGCGAGGATGAGTTTGTCTCTGTCAGGCATGAAAACTTCAAGCTGAATCTAAAGATGCCCAAATTGGAGCCAGGGCTCCATGTCAGGGATGAGAATCTAGGTGAAAAGATGCAGCACACTGACTTTGAGCAGCTAAACATTGAAAACCAGACTTACAGTGAAAAGATCCAGGAGTGCACAGAGGATCTACTTAAGCTGAAGAGAACATTACCCCAAACTGGGCAG ATTCTAATGCACGTGAAAGAGAAGTTGAGGTATGTTAAGGTGGAGAACCAGGAGAAGCAGGTACATTTTGATGAACTGGATGCCTTGGTTCTACATGAGCAGGAAGCTCTGACACAGTCAATGCAGGCAAGGGACATCCTGCGCTTTGACAATCTGCGTAGGCGGCAGGATTGTGGCTTGCTGGGAAACCCCACACTGCTACGGAACTTTGAGGACACAGAGGATGAGCGTGAGGCACTTGAGAGACAAATAGAGATGCTAAAAAGAAGCCGAAGAGACATACAAGACCGCACAGATGCAAATAtgcatacaaatatataa